The following nucleotide sequence is from uncultured Campylobacter sp..
AGCTTGCCCGTCAATCTCCACTACGTTTTTAAAAAGCGGATGGGTTTCTCGCATGAGTCTGCTTGCGGCGAATTCCTCGTCTAAAAAAAATCTGACCGCGTCGCTTAGGCTACCCACGGCATAAACGTCGTAGTTTGGGATCGTGCAGGCCTTTAGCGCAATACTTTGCGGTACCAAAATTTTAGCGCGTCTCACCTTCGTGCTTAAAAAAAGCAGAATCGAAAAGAGGCTCGCCGTGCTCTTTAGGCTGCCGTCTAAACCGAGCTCGCCGAAGACGAAGAAATCGCCGTCGATGCGCTCTTTTTGCAGCGCGATGAGAAGCGCGATCGCAAGATCGAAGTGCGAGCCGTTTTTGGGCGTGTCGGAGGGGGAGAGATTTATGATGATTTTGGACGCGGGAAATTTAAAATTTAGGCTCACAAGCGCCGCTTTTACGCGACTTTCGCTCTCTTTTATCGTAGCTCCCGCAAGACCAACGATATTAAATCCCGGCAGCCCCCGCACGAATGTCGACTCGACCTCTACGGGGATCAGAGCATCCGTGAAGGCAGCGCATTTTAGGGATTTCATTTCGATTTTTCTTTTAGGCTTTTTTTGAATTCTTTATCAAATTTTTTACGTTTATTGTATCCGATGCGCTCGATAAAAAGATGTCCGTCGAGGTGATCCATCTCGTGCTGGATACAGACGGCTAGTAGCTCGCTAGCGTCCATTTGGCGGGTATTGCCGGCGCGGTCTTGAAACTGCACCGTGATAAACTCGGCGCGTGTGACGTCCTCGTAAAAGCCCGGTACCGACAGGCAGCCCTCCTGGTAAACGACCTCGCCTTCCTTTTTTAAAATTTGCGGATTGATGATCTCGATGAGGTCCTTTTTGTCTTGGATTTTTTCCTCATTAGCTAAATTTATAATCAAAGCGCGCACGGGCTTGCCTACCTGGATGGCGGCAAGGCCTATGCCGTTTTTTGCGATCATCGTCTCATACATATCGTCCAAAAGCTTTCCCAGCGCCGCGTCGAATTTAACGACCTCGGTCGATCTTTGATAAAGCTTTTTATTCGGATAGGTAAGGACGTCCAGGATCATCTATTTAAAGCTCTTTTGAAGTACTTGATCGATCAAGCCGTATTGCACGGCATCCTCGGCGCTCATGAAAAAGTCGCGATCGGTGTCCTTTTCGACCTGTGCGAGATCTTTGCCGGAATTTTGCGAAAGGATGTTATTTAAAATTTCTTTCATTCGTAAAATTTCTTTGGCTTGGATCTCGATGTCGGTAGCCTGACCCTGCGCGCCGCCGAGTGGCTGGTGGATCATTATACGCGAGTTTGGAAGCGCGTAGCGTTTGCCTTTGGCTCCGCAGCTTAGCAAAAACGCCCCCATCGACGCTGCTTGCCCGATACAGATCGTGCTTACGTCGGGTTTGATGTAATTCATCGTGTCATAAATGCTAAATCCGCTCGTAACTACGCCGCCCGGGGAATTGATGTATAGATAGATATCCTTATCCGGATCCTCCGCCTCCAAAAACAGAAGCTGCGCGACGATCGAGCTTGCCACTGCGTCGTCGATCTCGCCGCTAAGCATTACGATACGATCTTTTAGCAGCCTCGAGTAGATGTCGTAGCTGCGCTCTCCGCGACTAGTTTGTTCGATAACGTAAGGAATCACCATCTATTCGCCCTTCTCTTCTTTTTTGCCCTGCTTTGAGAAAATATCGTTAAATAGCTTCTCCTCGATAAGTGCCATTTTGACGGCTGGTAGCATGCCGTTGTTGCGGTATCTATTTAGATGCTCCTTCGGATCGGCGCCGTAGGTGTAGGCCTCCATATAGACCGCTTGGACGAGCTCCTGATCGCTCACATCGATATTGCGTTTTTTGGCTAGCTCGTCGATTAGGAATGTCAGTTTGACG
It contains:
- the def gene encoding peptide deformylase; translated protein: MILDVLTYPNKKLYQRSTEVVKFDAALGKLLDDMYETMIAKNGIGLAAIQVGKPVRALIINLANEEKIQDKKDLIEIINPQILKKEGEVVYQEGCLSVPGFYEDVTRAEFITVQFQDRAGNTRQMDASELLAVCIQHEMDHLDGHLFIERIGYNKRKKFDKEFKKSLKEKSK
- the clpP gene encoding ATP-dependent Clp endopeptidase proteolytic subunit ClpP, which codes for MVIPYVIEQTSRGERSYDIYSRLLKDRIVMLSGEIDDAVASSIVAQLLFLEAEDPDKDIYLYINSPGGVVTSGFSIYDTMNYIKPDVSTICIGQAASMGAFLLSCGAKGKRYALPNSRIMIHQPLGGAQGQATDIEIQAKEILRMKEILNNILSQNSGKDLAQVEKDTDRDFFMSAEDAVQYGLIDQVLQKSFK